A region of Thermoplasmata archaeon DNA encodes the following proteins:
- a CDS encoding glucose-1-phosphate adenylyltransferase translates to MRKTVGMLLAGGVGSRLSILAKKRAKPAVPFGGMYRIIDFTLSNACNSGVRVLGILTQYKPLSLMDHIGSGSAWDYVGRSRVAKILPPRTGEKEFDWYKGTADAIYQNIGFIRDFAPERVLILSGDHIYKMDYSELVNYHKEKGADLTIATMEVPLSEAPRFGIAITDTDGRIVDWEEKPKTPKSNIASMGIYVFNMDVLENVLKKKLGNDFGKDIIGWMIKNYKVYAYPFKGYWRDVGTIQSYWEANMDALDENSQLTLDEWNLRTNLAEMRRSDRAPAYVGSGGTVLNSIVSPGCRIEGKVVHSVLSPGVIVKKGAFVHDSVIMQDCVIGENAVLETVILDKNVVVGAETHIGAGHESVPNKKYPEYLNSGITVIGKNAVVPEKMEIGKNVLIFPDVRKEDYSGKKLECGETIEI, encoded by the coding sequence ATGCGGAAAACTGTGGGAATGCTGCTTGCGGGTGGTGTGGGCTCTAGGTTAAGCATTCTTGCAAAAAAAAGAGCGAAGCCAGCAGTGCCTTTCGGAGGAATGTACAGGATAATTGATTTTACCTTAAGCAATGCCTGTAATTCTGGTGTAAGAGTGCTTGGAATTCTTACCCAGTATAAACCACTTTCCCTGATGGACCACATTGGAAGCGGCAGTGCCTGGGACTATGTTGGCCGCTCCAGAGTGGCAAAGATTCTTCCGCCAAGAACTGGTGAGAAGGAATTTGACTGGTACAAAGGCACAGCAGATGCAATCTACCAGAACATTGGTTTTATCAGGGATTTCGCGCCTGAGCGAGTGCTGATTCTCTCTGGGGACCACATTTACAAAATGGACTACTCTGAACTGGTAAATTATCACAAGGAAAAGGGTGCGGATCTAACAATTGCCACCATGGAAGTGCCGCTGAGCGAAGCACCCAGATTCGGAATCGCAATCACTGATACAGACGGGAGAATAGTGGACTGGGAGGAGAAGCCCAAAACACCAAAAAGCAACATTGCCTCAATGGGCATCTATGTGTTTAATATGGATGTGCTTGAGAATGTGCTGAAGAAAAAGCTAGGAAACGACTTTGGAAAAGATATAATTGGTTGGATGATAAAAAATTATAAGGTTTATGCTTATCCGTTTAAGGGTTACTGGAGGGATGTAGGGACAATTCAGTCATACTGGGAGGCAAATATGGATGCCCTGGATGAAAATTCGCAGCTAACACTTGATGAGTGGAATTTACGCACGAATCTGGCAGAGATGCGAAGGAGTGACAGGGCACCTGCCTATGTTGGTTCTGGTGGCACTGTGCTGAACAGCATTGTTTCACCAGGCTGCAGAATTGAAGGCAAGGTGGTACATTCTGTGCTTTCGCCTGGAGTGATTGTGAAAAAAGGTGCATTTGTGCATGATTCTGTTATCATGCAGGATTGCGTGATTGGAGAAAATGCAGTGCTGGAAACCGTAATCCTGGATAAGAATGTGGTTGTGGGAGCTGAAACCCACATAGGGGCTGGGCATGAAAGTGTGCCTAATAAAAAATATCCAGAGTATCTGAATTCTGGGATTACTGTGATTGGAAAAAATGCAGTTGTGCCTGAGAAGATGGAGATTGGGAAGAATGTGCTGATTTTCCCTGATGTGAGGAAAGAGGATTATTCAGGCAAGAAGCTGGAGTGTGGGGAAACAATTGAGATTTAG
- the glgD gene encoding glucose-1-phosphate adenylyltransferase subunit GlgD gives MKLVALVLAGGRVDELGVLTLTRPKSAVPFGGIYRIIDFPLSNLHNSGIEIVGILSQYNPSELISHIGSGIHWDLVGRGKGIKILPPYKGVRTSDWYRGTADAVYQNISFIQEHTPENVLIISGDHIYCMDYNEIISMHLEKNADLTVGFVKVDPNEGHRFGMADIGKDGSVKDYVEKPEKTKYEWASLTIYVFKTQVLLEELKKNAKGKSHEFGRDIIPEMMKEGKKVYGYKFGGYWGYTRTLQEYFSTNMDLLGENPKINPEEWGIRTNIYGNYHYDLPPTRFYPTSDVEDVLVARGSKIKGKIIHSIISSNVIVEKGAVVKNSLIMSDCVIGEGTVVENTIIDEATIVGKNSVIGGCKKITCIGKNSKIPDTVSIGEGCVVWPFTGESCFKEKRIEPGTTIGGEE, from the coding sequence ATGAAACTGGTTGCACTGGTGCTGGCAGGAGGCAGGGTAGATGAACTGGGTGTGCTCACACTGACAAGACCAAAGTCGGCAGTACCGTTTGGTGGCATCTACAGAATCATTGATTTTCCATTGAGCAATCTCCACAATTCTGGTATAGAAATTGTTGGGATACTCTCACAGTACAATCCATCTGAACTGATAAGTCATATTGGCTCTGGTATTCACTGGGACCTTGTAGGCAGGGGCAAGGGCATCAAAATTCTTCCACCATATAAGGGTGTGAGGACAAGTGACTGGTATAGGGGAACTGCAGATGCAGTGTACCAGAACATATCTTTCATTCAAGAGCATACGCCAGAAAATGTGCTCATTATTTCTGGGGACCACATTTACTGCATGGACTACAACGAAATAATTTCCATGCATCTGGAGAAAAATGCAGATTTAACTGTGGGCTTTGTGAAGGTTGACCCTAACGAGGGGCACAGATTTGGAATGGCGGACATCGGAAAAGACGGAAGTGTTAAGGATTATGTGGAAAAGCCAGAAAAGACAAAGTATGAGTGGGCATCACTCACAATTTATGTGTTTAAAACACAGGTTTTACTTGAGGAATTAAAGAAAAATGCAAAGGGCAAATCGCACGAGTTTGGCCGTGACATAATTCCTGAGATGATGAAGGAAGGAAAGAAGGTGTATGGCTACAAATTTGGTGGTTACTGGGGCTATACAAGGACGCTTCAGGAATACTTCAGCACGAACATGGACTTGCTTGGAGAAAATCCGAAGATAAATCCAGAAGAATGGGGAATAAGGACAAACATTTATGGCAATTACCATTATGATCTACCACCAACTAGATTCTATCCTACCTCAGATGTAGAGGATGTCTTAGTTGCAAGGGGTTCCAAAATAAAGGGAAAAATAATTCATTCCATAATTTCTTCAAATGTAATAGTTGAAAAGGGTGCAGTTGTGAAAAATTCGCTGATAATGTCTGATTGTGTTATTGGAGAAGGGACTGTGGTGGAAAACACGATTATTGACGAAGCGACCATAGTAGGAAAAAATTCCGTGATTGGTGGCTGTAAAAAAATCACATGCATCGGGAAAAATTCTAAAATTCCAGATACAGTGTCCATAGGTGAGGGCTGCGTTGTCTGGCCATTCACAGGCGAGAGTTGCTTTAAGGAAAAAAGAATTGAGCCAGGCACAACAATAGGAGGTGAGGAGTGA
- a CDS encoding MBL fold metallo-hydrolase yields the protein MIKLTFLGTGGGRFATLYQTRATGGIYLEHTGLEKQSRVHIDPGPGALVHASRNGIDPTQTDAIIVTHCHPDHYVDAEILTEAMTMGGRRKRGFLLGSRSTLEGVDNIGPCISKYFQKNVETCMVIEKNNIKLGELVVTPAPTIHSDPTTVGLKFSTSSGVISYVADTEFSKEIAGAYRNARVLILPVTRPRAAKIPYHLTTDDASEFASIVKPELCILTHFGLKMIEADPEAEARWIEQQTGVKCIAASDGMKIEIDE from the coding sequence ATGATAAAACTCACATTTCTTGGTACGGGCGGCGGAAGATTTGCTACCCTTTATCAAACAAGAGCAACTGGTGGCATTTATCTAGAGCATACTGGCTTAGAAAAACAATCGAGAGTTCACATAGACCCTGGTCCAGGTGCCCTTGTGCATGCAAGCAGGAATGGAATTGACCCCACACAGACAGATGCAATTATAGTGACCCATTGTCATCCAGACCATTATGTGGATGCGGAGATTCTTACGGAAGCAATGACAATGGGGGGAAGAAGAAAAAGGGGTTTTTTGCTAGGGAGCAGGAGCACGCTGGAGGGCGTGGATAATATTGGACCATGTATTTCCAAATATTTTCAGAAAAATGTGGAGACATGCATGGTAATTGAAAAAAACAACATAAAACTGGGAGAGCTTGTGGTTACTCCAGCACCAACAATACATTCAGACCCAACAACAGTGGGTCTCAAATTTTCTACCAGTTCTGGAGTCATTTCATATGTTGCTGACACGGAATTTTCGAAAGAAATTGCAGGTGCATACAGAAATGCAAGAGTGCTTATTCTTCCAGTCACTCGCCCCAGAGCTGCCAAAATACCATACCATCTCACTACTGACGATGCTTCAGAATTTGCATCAATTGTAAAGCCAGAACTGTGCATTCTCACTCATTTTGGCTTGAAAATGATAGAAGCGGACCCAGAAGCAGAGGCACGCTGGATTGAACAGCAGACTGGCGTGAAGTGCATCGCTGCCAGTGATGGAATGAAGATAGAAATTGATGAATAG
- a CDS encoding radical SAM protein — protein sequence MKGAIVQVTSACNLRCNSCETYKLKPEFIKWNKEWLINLKREGFWYLSLTGGEPTLHPEIVEMLKAMKQLRFFTHIATNGTNLNRIKEVVEYLDAITVSIDDYIPEMHNLFRGRKSFDSAVECARYVKGKVKIATVNMLVHDDNAERVIEMASFVNTEIGLPLSLCFMDSESYVFNKRFTAERDKIRRAFSLVYSNYRQYVFGNTREYYRQCIAYLDGGRVSECRAGETIFFIDVKGTLNACFKHKKRPDGCNECFIQCFREPSLFRPIIHGGIFLRNYLMGKWKNYQKIS from the coding sequence ATGAAGGGAGCAATTGTGCAAGTAACTTCTGCGTGTAATCTTAGATGTAATTCGTGTGAGACTTATAAATTAAAGCCAGAATTTATAAAATGGAATAAGGAGTGGCTTATTAATCTTAAAAGAGAGGGTTTTTGGTATCTTTCTCTTACAGGAGGTGAACCTACTCTCCACCCTGAAATTGTTGAAATGTTGAAGGCCATGAAACAGCTTAGGTTTTTTACCCATATTGCTACAAACGGCACAAATCTCAATAGGATTAAGGAAGTTGTAGAATATCTTGATGCCATAACTGTTTCAATTGATGATTATATCCCAGAGATGCATAACCTTTTCAGAGGAAGAAAATCTTTTGACAGTGCAGTCGAGTGTGCCAGATATGTTAAAGGAAAGGTAAAGATAGCAACAGTGAACATGCTGGTACACGATGATAATGCAGAGCGAGTGATTGAAATGGCAAGTTTTGTGAATACAGAGATCGGGTTGCCGCTCTCACTCTGTTTCATGGATTCTGAGAGCTATGTTTTCAATAAGCGATTCACTGCTGAGCGAGATAAGATTAGAAGAGCTTTTTCTCTAGTCTACTCTAACTATAGACAATATGTTTTTGGAAACACAAGAGAATACTACAGGCAGTGTATTGCATATCTAGATGGTGGTCGAGTTTCTGAATGTAGAGCAGGAGAAACGATTTTTTTCATTGATGTAAAGGGAACTCTAAATGCATGTTTCAAACATAAAAAGAGACCCGATGGCTGTAATGAGTGTTTCATACAATGTTTCAGAGAGCCCTCTCTGTTTAGACCAATTATTCATGGTGGCATATTTCTGAGGAATTATCTAATGGGTAAGTGGAAGAATTATCAAAAAATTAGTTAA
- a CDS encoding helix-turn-helix transcriptional regulator: MTLEIIGDRKILSELGNRKRIEILKYLHDNGWCYSAKVAGAVKLHTAIVSNFLDICSEYGIVEKRFVRGKRRGFYEYKLKAPEFWIKVKVVQEANEQKIMFLREVLAYCERVFGRARTEAIKSRLGEKIRYWIDNGEGKIVSVSEIEYAEKQIFEELANLAGVENAKKILEKTKEEIKNEENKVRNKRI, encoded by the coding sequence TTGACACTTGAAATTATTGGGGACAGAAAGATTCTTTCAGAACTCGGAAACAGGAAAAGAATTGAGATTCTGAAGTATCTGCATGATAATGGTTGGTGCTACAGCGCCAAGGTCGCAGGGGCCGTAAAACTGCACACTGCAATCGTCTCAAACTTTCTCGACATTTGCTCAGAATACGGTATTGTAGAAAAAAGATTTGTGAGAGGAAAAAGAAGAGGGTTCTATGAATACAAACTAAAGGCTCCTGAGTTCTGGATCAAGGTAAAAGTTGTGCAGGAGGCAAATGAGCAGAAGATAATGTTTCTAAGAGAGGTCCTAGCATACTGTGAACGAGTTTTCGGAAGGGCAAGGACTGAAGCAATTAAATCACGCCTAGGAGAAAAGATAAGGTACTGGATTGACAATGGAGAAGGAAAGATTGTATCAGTATCAGAAATTGAATATGCGGAAAAGCAAATTTTCGAAGAACTTGCAAATCTTGCAGGTGTTGAGAATGCAAAAAAGATTCTGGAAAAGACCAAGGAGGAGATAAAAAATGAAGAGAATAAAGTCAGGAATAAACGGATTTGA
- a CDS encoding ATPase domain-containing protein — translation MKRIKSGINGFDVLCEGGLPEGSTVLVSGPAGSAKSLFGLEFIYRGAKSYGETGILILVEEPRQNLYKAARRYNFEIERFEKENKIMILDIGEIRARDDLVDFSTLKTFIDGAASQSRATRIVVDSLSGIGVAYSSEDLLRKEMFKFVRFLTESGFTSVLISEAPEGKLTKYDFEKFLVDGLVFLNYENVKGEYRRTLTIYKMRFTRHDPYKHPFIISKSGIEIDPEEVIF, via the coding sequence ATGAAGAGAATAAAGTCAGGAATAAACGGATTTGATGTGTTGTGCGAAGGTGGGCTGCCTGAAGGTTCCACAGTTCTTGTCTCTGGGCCTGCAGGAAGCGCTAAGAGTTTGTTCGGTCTTGAATTTATTTACAGAGGTGCAAAAAGCTACGGAGAAACTGGGATTCTGATTCTTGTTGAAGAACCGAGACAGAATCTTTACAAGGCAGCTAGAAGGTACAATTTTGAAATAGAAAGATTTGAAAAGGAAAACAAAATTATGATACTGGATATCGGGGAAATCAGGGCTAGAGATGACCTAGTGGACTTTTCCACCCTAAAAACCTTCATAGATGGCGCAGCAAGCCAGAGCAGGGCAACCAGAATTGTAGTGGACTCTCTTTCTGGCATTGGAGTTGCATATTCGAGTGAAGATTTGCTTAGAAAGGAAATGTTCAAATTTGTGCGGTTTCTCACAGAGTCAGGTTTCACATCCGTTTTAATCTCCGAAGCACCAGAGGGTAAACTCACAAAGTATGACTTTGAGAAGTTTCTGGTAGATGGACTGGTCTTTCTAAACTATGAAAATGTGAAAGGAGAATATAGACGCACGCTCACCATCTATAAAATGAGATTTACAAGACATGACCCCTACAAGCACCCATTTATCATTTCTAAGTCTGGGATTGAAATAGACCCTGAGGAAGTAATCTTCTGA
- a CDS encoding zinc ribbon domain-containing protein: MKEIIEKLDNGLQVSCQIPKGLAVAFYISLIKEALASGKFVICVLSEIEPKTLIEKLRERGIDEKNLKQIRCIDWYSWQTETVISVESIEQGFRCARDTINLQIALNKVLKSKKEREKIAIIEMVDRCWELFGELETIETLIKFQNKLRKQGILSFYTITKTKSTEILSRFSAAVKISERSGKVKCELQKQEEKIEIRYRLKDGVFEPYSEENGLERSVEIEVCPECGAYLQPDEEKCAVCGAVITPMKEEDGEKERHKFHFVLCTNCGAFVNEDAVRCSVCGAELLAGEEEEGAVTEIQSKDEKEGIFICSNCGAFVSAKAKKCEICGASLEAEETEEALVQVNIPAEPGIDEKSVYVCMQCGAFVDAERKNCPICGAEIAISEKVPQKALERVLETSLTLPSICPRCGAFVRAGENCSICGDIGKQMVHAKVNGLINGVREKKIVGKEGLINGFVNGRVNGKIPAKVSVKRGRRKEKQKLWRKVAGFLAVFIVVAAGLLSILLFVQYPGITVDGKFEDWEGTTIYENPVYSLQNPSVEIGKYGVHLYRNYLSFYVEVRDAAMLGKAFNETDAFFMFVDADESASTGYAISGIGADYMAVFSGWDCAVKSASAYQWNSSRNQTDFNGFESKYSGKGAVDGQRFEGQFTLTQPASIPRIVFYAQDNYGNRSRGQAVVSTHPGAIVITQSNPQHGIVNHSQNVELLHLSVETKAKENWIRQINVSIAGNASATDFDGIELRAGNNVVAGNYTDGMFRFNVSMPLEKNSEMEIGIYARLNSSAIGKSVGLRIPSRSDVFVENGTATLYSSFIGNTYVETVPQEIVIDGAFADWQNVMLNTDTENDTFPPGRFVWPSVDIAKYGMVDMENVSFYLSTYGVVLAGEELPMIVERPSEVVTPPPPEVPVLEGMDALFVFIDIDGNRLTGFRVYRGEMGAEYMIMVTGKNNTIYTSEVYHYETYIVEQNWTYWTYMGNVSAAIGSHEMECALPKTILQDVGNRSVIRFATKNWFEAGDWSDSEILTNFMREIDARVGEATSVVINEVYLVNLVGWIEVANPLSVAVDISGWTLQARVWGLGRWWWIPVYSFPSNTILQPFTYGYDYEYLRAVNVDLSPFESVERIRLRANQATIDEIRPLPTSGQNDQIARFKHEDNGIPIDTNADTDWYSTTLPTQTEPNDRKAPNIVVGKFTNVEETQPGGLITYTIYYNNTGDGNAKEVWINDTLPDGVAFVSSSIPYTSTDGRTYRWYFGTVVYDSQNALTITVQVNATVGDGVTLTNVVDLTYKDQLRRSMPSSQASAQVLCRRPNIVVEKVVDKTVASYGEILTYTIYYNNTGAGIAGHVWINDTLPDGVDFVSASDGGVLDGNVVRWHFTNVAPGSHYVTLQVSVNVTQGTLTNWAFLNYTSLYGVKFQESSDSANTTVVPEIKFFGFIFVFPLIVLVRKKQRFC; encoded by the coding sequence ATGAAAGAAATAATTGAAAAACTAGATAATGGGCTGCAGGTTTCCTGCCAGATTCCAAAGGGCTTAGCTGTTGCTTTTTACATTTCTCTGATCAAAGAAGCACTTGCCTCTGGTAAATTTGTTATCTGCGTGCTTTCTGAGATAGAGCCAAAAACCCTTATTGAAAAATTAAGGGAACGAGGCATTGATGAGAAAAATCTGAAACAGATTAGATGCATCGACTGGTATTCCTGGCAAACTGAAACAGTAATTAGTGTTGAAAGCATTGAACAGGGCTTTAGATGTGCTCGTGATACAATAAATCTCCAAATCGCACTCAACAAAGTGCTGAAAAGCAAGAAAGAAAGGGAGAAGATAGCAATTATTGAAATGGTAGATAGGTGTTGGGAGCTCTTTGGAGAACTGGAGACAATAGAAACGCTTATAAAATTCCAAAACAAGCTCAGGAAGCAAGGGATTCTCTCATTCTACACAATTACTAAGACAAAATCCACGGAAATTCTATCTAGATTTTCAGCAGCTGTTAAAATCTCTGAACGCAGTGGAAAAGTAAAATGTGAACTGCAGAAACAGGAAGAAAAAATTGAAATTAGATATAGATTGAAAGATGGGGTATTCGAACCCTACTCTGAAGAAAATGGATTGGAGAGGAGTGTAGAAATAGAGGTCTGCCCTGAATGTGGGGCGTATCTGCAACCAGACGAAGAAAAATGTGCAGTGTGCGGTGCAGTGATTACTCCAATGAAAGAGGAAGATGGAGAAAAAGAGAGACATAAATTCCATTTTGTGCTCTGCACAAACTGTGGAGCGTTTGTAAATGAAGACGCTGTGCGATGCTCAGTTTGTGGTGCCGAGCTGCTCGCTGGAGAAGAGGAAGAAGGGGCTGTAACAGAAATTCAAAGCAAGGATGAGAAAGAAGGCATATTCATCTGCAGCAACTGCGGTGCCTTTGTTAGTGCGAAGGCAAAAAAATGTGAGATCTGTGGAGCTAGCTTAGAAGCTGAAGAAACTGAAGAAGCTCTGGTCCAAGTAAATATTCCCGCTGAACCAGGGATCGATGAGAAATCTGTCTATGTTTGCATGCAATGTGGTGCATTTGTAGATGCAGAGAGGAAAAATTGTCCAATCTGCGGTGCTGAAATCGCAATTTCAGAAAAGGTTCCACAAAAAGCCCTTGAAAGAGTCCTTGAAACCTCACTTACACTTCCGAGCATCTGTCCCAGATGTGGAGCATTCGTGAGAGCTGGTGAGAATTGCAGTATTTGCGGAGACATAGGTAAACAGATGGTTCATGCAAAAGTCAATGGCTTGATAAATGGTGTTCGAGAGAAAAAGATTGTGGGAAAGGAGGGATTGATAAATGGATTTGTGAACGGGAGAGTAAACGGAAAGATACCTGCGAAGGTGTCCGTAAAAAGAGGGAGAAGAAAGGAGAAACAAAAACTTTGGAGAAAAGTTGCCGGGTTTCTTGCGGTTTTTATAGTTGTAGCTGCTGGATTGCTCAGCATTCTTTTGTTTGTCCAGTATCCCGGCATAACTGTAGATGGCAAATTTGAGGATTGGGAAGGCACGACAATCTATGAAAACCCTGTCTATAGCTTACAGAATCCAAGTGTGGAGATTGGTAAATACGGAGTCCATCTCTACAGAAACTATCTCTCCTTCTATGTGGAGGTGAGAGATGCTGCGATGCTGGGCAAAGCCTTCAACGAAACTGATGCCTTCTTCATGTTTGTGGATGCAGATGAGAGCGCAAGCACGGGCTATGCAATTTCTGGCATAGGGGCTGACTACATGGCTGTGTTTTCTGGCTGGGATTGTGCAGTAAAAAGTGCCTCTGCCTATCAATGGAACTCGAGCAGGAATCAGACAGATTTTAACGGATTTGAAAGCAAATACAGTGGCAAAGGAGCGGTTGATGGACAACGATTTGAGGGACAGTTCACGCTCACGCAGCCAGCTTCAATACCAAGGATTGTGTTTTACGCACAGGATAACTACGGGAACAGAAGCAGGGGCCAGGCCGTGGTTTCCACACATCCAGGCGCAATTGTTATCACACAAAGCAATCCACAGCATGGCATTGTTAATCATAGCCAGAATGTAGAATTGCTCCACCTTAGTGTTGAGACAAAGGCAAAGGAGAACTGGATCAGGCAAATCAATGTGAGCATTGCAGGGAATGCCAGTGCAACTGATTTTGATGGAATTGAGTTAAGGGCTGGAAATAATGTAGTTGCTGGGAATTACACAGACGGGATGTTCCGTTTTAATGTTTCAATGCCGCTTGAGAAAAACAGTGAGATGGAAATTGGTATTTATGCGAGGTTGAATTCAAGTGCGATTGGGAAATCTGTGGGATTGAGAATTCCAAGCCGGAGCGATGTTTTTGTGGAAAATGGTACAGCAACGCTTTATTCCAGTTTTATTGGCAACACTTATGTGGAGACAGTGCCACAAGAAATTGTGATTGATGGCGCATTTGCTGACTGGCAAAATGTGATGCTTAATACAGATACTGAAAATGACACTTTCCCGCCTGGCAGATTTGTCTGGCCCAGTGTGGACATTGCAAAGTATGGAATGGTGGACATGGAAAATGTGTCCTTCTATCTCTCAACCTATGGCGTTGTGCTTGCTGGTGAGGAACTGCCAATGATTGTGGAAAGACCGAGCGAGGTTGTGACGCCACCGCCACCAGAAGTCCCTGTGCTTGAAGGCATGGACGCTTTATTCGTGTTCATAGACATAGATGGCAATCGCTTAACCGGGTTTAGAGTTTACAGGGGAGAGATGGGTGCCGAATACATGATAATGGTTACTGGGAAGAACAACACAATTTACACGAGCGAGGTTTATCACTACGAGACATACATTGTTGAACAGAACTGGACCTACTGGACCTACATGGGAAATGTTAGTGCTGCAATTGGTAGCCATGAGATGGAATGTGCATTGCCAAAAACAATTTTGCAGGATGTTGGAAACAGGAGCGTAATTAGATTTGCGACAAAGAACTGGTTTGAGGCAGGGGACTGGAGCGACAGTGAAATCCTAACTAACTTTATGCGGGAAATTGATGCAAGAGTTGGAGAAGCAACAAGTGTGGTGATAAACGAAGTTTATCTTGTGAATTTAGTTGGTTGGATAGAAGTTGCAAATCCGCTCAGTGTGGCTGTCGATATCAGCGGATGGACCTTACAGGCGAGAGTGTGGGGATTGGGAAGGTGGTGGTGGATCCCAGTTTACTCTTTTCCCTCAAATACAATTCTTCAACCGTTTACATATGGTTATGATTATGAATATCTTCGAGCCGTAAATGTAGACCTTTCACCCTTTGAAAGCGTAGAACGAATTCGGTTGAGAGCAAATCAAGCAACAATAGATGAAATTAGACCTTTGCCCACTTCAGGCCAGAATGACCAGATTGCAAGATTCAAACATGAAGATAACGGAATTCCCATAGATACAAATGCAGATACTGATTGGTATTCAACAACCCTTCCCACCCAAACCGAACCCAATGATAGAAAAGCACCAAACATTGTTGTTGGTAAATTTACAAATGTAGAGGAGACACAGCCGGGTGGATTGATAACCTACACAATCTACTACAACAACACAGGTGATGGAAACGCAAAGGAGGTCTGGATAAATGATACATTACCAGATGGTGTCGCCTTTGTCTCCTCAAGCATTCCATACACCTCAACAGACGGCAGAACCTACAGATGGTATTTTGGCACTGTAGTGTATGATAGCCAGAATGCACTGACAATCACTGTGCAGGTGAATGCTACTGTTGGTGATGGTGTTACCCTCACGAATGTAGTCGACCTGACTTACAAGGACCAGCTGCGGAGAAGCATGCCCTCGAGCCAGGCAAGTGCACAGGTGCTCTGCAGAAGACCAAATATTGTTGTTGAAAAGGTTGTTGACAAAACGGTTGCAAGTTATGGCGAGATTCTCACATACACAATTTACTACAACAACACAGGCGCGGGCATAGCAGGGCATGTCTGGATTAACGACACATTACCAGATGGTGTGGATTTTGTTTCTGCTTCTGACGGTGGCGTGTTAGATGGAAATGTGGTGCGATGGCACTTTACGAATGTCGCTCCTGGGAGCCACTATGTGACTTTGCAGGTAAGTGTGAATGTTACGCAAGGCACACTCACGAACTGGGCATTCCTGAACTACACATCGCTCTATGGTGTAAAGTTCCAAGAAAGCAGTGACAGTGCAAACACTACGGTTGTGCCTGAAATCAAATTTTTTGGTTTTATTTTTGTTTTTCCACTTATTGTCCTTGTCCGCAAAAAACAAAGGTTCTGCTAG